One segment of Nostoc piscinale CENA21 DNA contains the following:
- a CDS encoding c-type cytochrome, with amino-acid sequence MKIFKEKLGRILASIALVFVLLVGGVGYIAWYHLFRDVPLTYESPEEHFKYGSIGTEPAQGIPYWIWLVLPRIFPDKLPGPGGYTSLGITWEEGKETPVGFTKKTIGFPRVGITCAVCHTATYRTSPLEKPHIFPAGPSNKFNSQAYVRFLGAAASDPRFTADYILDEIKYNHEFSWIENLLYRFLIIPQTKKALLQQSTDFAWMDSRPDWGPGRIDPFNPVKFNTLKLPKDDTIGNSDMMPIWNQKLHKGFALHWDGLETSLKETVQTGAIGDGATKDSLPVADLQRVEDYITQLSPPKYPFPVDEKLATQGSQIFANNCASCHAFGGERTGTVIPVEEVGTDRHRLDMWTQQAADTYNHFGDGYPWDFSQLRKTDGYVAVSLDGLWIRAPYLHNGSVPSLQDLLAKPENRPKTFYRGYDVYDSQRVGFISEGEEAKRVGFKYDTTVAANSNQGHTYGTDLPSDDKKALIEYLKTL; translated from the coding sequence ATGAAAATATTTAAAGAGAAATTAGGCAGGATTCTCGCCAGCATTGCTTTAGTTTTTGTGTTGTTAGTCGGGGGCGTAGGCTACATAGCTTGGTATCATTTATTTCGGGATGTGCCGCTTACCTACGAATCACCAGAAGAACATTTTAAATATGGTTCCATTGGTACAGAACCAGCCCAAGGGATACCTTATTGGATTTGGTTAGTTTTACCCCGCATCTTTCCTGATAAATTACCAGGGCCAGGCGGTTACACTTCTTTAGGGATTACTTGGGAAGAAGGCAAAGAAACCCCTGTTGGTTTTACGAAAAAAACCATTGGTTTTCCTCGTGTGGGGATTACTTGTGCGGTTTGTCATACTGCTACCTATAGAACCAGTCCCCTAGAAAAACCTCATATTTTTCCGGCTGGGCCTTCTAACAAATTCAATTCCCAAGCTTATGTGCGCTTTTTGGGTGCAGCCGCCAGCGACCCCAGATTTACCGCCGACTATATTTTGGACGAAATCAAATATAATCATGAGTTTTCTTGGATAGAAAACTTACTTTATCGGTTTTTGATTATTCCCCAAACTAAAAAAGCCTTGCTACAACAAAGCACCGATTTTGCTTGGATGGATTCTCGTCCCGACTGGGGGCCTGGTCGAATTGATCCATTTAACCCGGTGAAATTTAACACCTTAAAACTGCCCAAAGATGACACTATCGGTAACTCCGATATGATGCCAATTTGGAATCAGAAACTACACAAGGGATTTGCTTTACATTGGGATGGTTTAGAAACTTCACTCAAAGAAACTGTGCAAACAGGCGCAATTGGTGATGGTGCAACCAAAGATTCTTTACCTGTGGCTGATTTGCAACGAGTAGAAGACTATATTACCCAACTCTCGCCACCTAAATATCCTTTCCCGGTGGATGAGAAATTGGCGACGCAAGGGAGTCAAATTTTTGCTAACAACTGTGCATCTTGTCACGCCTTTGGTGGTGAAAGAACAGGTACAGTAATTCCTGTAGAAGAAGTGGGAACAGACCGCCATCGTTTAGATATGTGGACGCAGCAAGCAGCCGACACCTACAATCACTTTGGTGATGGCTACCCTTGGGACTTCAGCCAATTACGAAAAACTGATGGCTATGTGGCTGTATCTTTGGATGGACTGTGGATTAGAGCGCCATATTTGCATAACGGTTCCGTTCCATCTCTGCAAGATTTGTTAGCAAAACCAGAGAATCGTCCCAAAACCTTTTATCGGGGATACGATGTTTACGATTCGCAAAGAGTTGGCTTTATTTCCGAAGGAGAAGAAGCTAAACGTGTAGGTTTTAAATATGATACGACCGTTGCTGCTAATTCCAATCAGGGACATACTTATGGCACTGATTTGCCCAGTGACGATAAAAAAGCACTGATTGAATACTTAAAAACTTTGTAG
- a CDS encoding c-type cytochrome, with protein sequence MTQTSPTLVPTVVKGTKAVFKWIVAAILGVVAVVVFLIWPAISNSPVDYADIQEHFKYGSIGSEAVNGVPYWIWKVLPELFPDKLPDKGYTSLGFIQEQGKDLPIGFSQRRVFINRVGLNCAVCHTGTLRDTPNSDRQIITAMPANVVNLQGYIKFLSDIAIDSRFTANRMLPEIEKISGGLNPIEKLVYQFIAIPQTRDALINQRSRLKFIDDQPKWGPGRVDTFNPYKAIQFHFPMDKLRKDELIGTSDFPSIWNQELRKGMELHWDGNNSSVDERNKSAALGAGVTPTTIDLNRIQRVADWLLELPAPEYPYPVNQNLAATGEKLFANNCASCHAFDGKYVGKVVPIQEIGTDPHRLNSFTYETLSNQNTLYAGYPWRFNNFRKTNGYANSPLDGIWLRGPYLHNGSVPTLRDLLEKPENRPKEFYRGYDVIDREKVGFVSTVAEENGKQYFKFDTTKPGNSNSGHVYGTELSPTDKDALVEYMKQL encoded by the coding sequence ATGACTCAAACAAGCCCTACACTAGTTCCCACCGTTGTTAAGGGAACGAAAGCGGTTTTTAAGTGGATTGTGGCTGCAATTTTGGGAGTGGTTGCAGTAGTTGTATTTTTAATTTGGCCTGCCATATCTAACTCCCCAGTTGATTATGCTGATATCCAAGAACATTTTAAGTATGGTTCCATTGGTAGTGAGGCGGTCAATGGAGTTCCTTACTGGATATGGAAAGTTCTGCCAGAATTATTTCCTGATAAATTGCCCGATAAAGGTTACACTTCCTTGGGATTTATTCAAGAACAGGGAAAAGATTTACCCATTGGGTTTTCGCAAAGGCGGGTGTTTATTAACCGTGTTGGCTTGAATTGTGCGGTGTGCCATACCGGGACACTGCGTGATACACCAAATAGCGATCGCCAAATTATCACAGCTATGCCTGCTAATGTCGTCAACTTGCAGGGATACATTAAATTTTTATCAGATATAGCGATCGATTCGCGCTTTACTGCCAACCGAATGCTGCCAGAAATTGAAAAAATTAGTGGCGGTTTGAACCCAATCGAAAAGCTAGTTTATCAGTTTATTGCCATTCCCCAAACCCGCGACGCACTAATTAATCAAAGAAGTCGCCTGAAATTTATTGATGATCAACCAAAGTGGGGGCCGGGTAGAGTCGATACATTCAATCCTTATAAAGCGATTCAATTTCATTTCCCAATGGATAAATTGCGTAAGGATGAATTAATCGGCACATCCGATTTCCCTTCCATTTGGAATCAAGAACTACGCAAAGGCATGGAATTACACTGGGATGGAAATAATAGTTCTGTTGATGAACGTAACAAAAGTGCCGCTTTAGGTGCAGGCGTTACGCCCACCACAATTGATTTAAATAGAATTCAACGAGTAGCAGATTGGTTATTGGAATTACCAGCACCCGAATATCCCTATCCAGTTAATCAAAATTTAGCTGCTACCGGAGAAAAGCTGTTTGCCAATAATTGCGCTAGTTGCCATGCCTTTGACGGAAAATATGTAGGTAAAGTGGTACCCATACAAGAAATTGGTACAGATCCCCATCGCCTAAATTCCTTTACCTACGAAACTTTATCTAACCAAAATACTTTGTATGCAGGCTATCCTTGGCGGTTTAACAATTTCCGCAAAACTAATGGCTATGCTAATTCACCTCTAGATGGTATTTGGTTACGCGGCCCTTATTTACATAATGGTTCAGTCCCCACTTTGCGAGATTTGCTAGAAAAACCAGAGAATCGACCCAAAGAATTTTATCGGGGTTACGACGTAATTGACCGCGAAAAAGTTGGGTTTGTGTCAACTGTTGCTGAGGAAAACGGCAAGCAATATTTTAAATTTGATACGACCAAACCTGGAAACAGCAACAGCGGCCATGTATATGGAACTGAACTCTCACCAACAGATAAAGATGCGTTGGTTGAGTACATGAAGCAACTATAA
- a CDS encoding NADH:flavin oxidoreductase: MENDIIFKPLQFRNLTVKNRIFRSSISGRWDNYDGSGTQARINWEEKFARGGVGAIITSFVPVAIRGRIMPNYATIHCDDRIPFWHKVGEKVHEYDCKLILQLSHSGRQQDIGGVENDGLKGLSSTSNTESFHGLRCQAMTLKEIKETIQMFADGARRARLAGLDGVELHSANGYLFNQFLSSGINDRTDEYGGSLENRARFLLDVIRAIRQEVGNDFHLQFKISAIDYNDAVIPCEKPGNTLEESVQICKWAEAAGADAVHVSVGSLFPHPLNPIGDFNFDIITKTYDTMLSSGNQTIRNYILFRYKLLRPIFKFLWNRVKKQLPPPAFTGDYVADDEMRKLLAENQGRNLLSSQAIKQAVNIPVLCTGGFQQGSFIRKAIEEGYCDGVTIARQLIANNDLPKQLQQGKDLPDRPCTYCNKCLLNVIENPLGCYELSRFDNDYEAMMTEVMSVFHSDESAKHDAEVPALHI; this comes from the coding sequence ATGGAAAACGATATTATCTTTAAGCCATTGCAATTTCGGAATCTCACAGTCAAAAACCGGATTTTTCGCTCCAGTATATCCGGTAGATGGGATAACTACGATGGTTCAGGTACTCAAGCCAGGATTAACTGGGAAGAAAAATTTGCCCGTGGTGGAGTTGGCGCGATTATTACTTCATTTGTACCTGTAGCAATTCGCGGCCGGATTATGCCTAACTATGCCACAATTCACTGCGATGACAGAATTCCTTTTTGGCACAAAGTAGGTGAAAAAGTCCATGAATACGACTGTAAATTAATTCTACAACTCAGTCATTCAGGAAGACAGCAAGACATTGGTGGTGTAGAAAACGATGGTTTAAAAGGATTAAGTTCTACCAGTAATACTGAATCATTTCACGGTTTACGTTGCCAAGCAATGACCTTGAAAGAAATTAAAGAAACCATCCAAATGTTTGCTGATGGAGCAAGAAGGGCGCGTTTAGCTGGTTTAGATGGTGTAGAATTACACAGTGCTAATGGTTATTTATTTAACCAATTTCTCAGTTCAGGAATTAACGATCGCACCGACGAATATGGTGGTTCACTCGAAAATCGGGCGCGGTTTTTACTAGATGTAATTCGAGCAATTCGGCAAGAAGTTGGCAATGATTTCCATTTACAATTTAAAATTAGTGCCATTGATTACAACGATGCTGTAATTCCTTGTGAAAAACCTGGAAATACTTTAGAAGAATCTGTACAAATTTGTAAATGGGCAGAAGCAGCCGGCGCTGATGCTGTTCACGTATCAGTCGGTAGTTTATTCCCTCACCCACTTAACCCCATTGGTGATTTTAACTTTGATATCATCACTAAAACTTATGACACAATGCTTTCCAGTGGGAATCAAACAATTCGCAACTACATCTTATTCCGTTACAAACTGCTACGGCCAATTTTCAAATTCTTGTGGAATCGGGTGAAGAAACAACTCCCACCGCCAGCATTTACTGGTGATTATGTTGCCGATGATGAAATGAGAAAACTATTAGCAGAAAACCAAGGCAGAAACTTACTTTCATCCCAAGCAATTAAACAAGCCGTTAATATTCCGGTTTTGTGTACTGGTGGTTTTCAACAAGGTTCATTTATTCGTAAAGCCATTGAAGAAGGCTATTGTGATGGTGTAACAATCGCTCGACAATTGATTGCCAATAACGATTTACCAAAACAATTGCAACAAGGCAAAGACTTACCCGATAGACCATGTACTTATTGCAATAAATGTCTACTCAATGTCATTGAAAATCCCTTGGGTTGTTATGAACTCAGTCGCTTTGATAATGATTATGAAGCGATGATGACAGAAGTTATGTCAGTCTTTCATAGTGATGAGTCGGCAAAACATGACGCAGAGGTTCCAGCATTACATATTTAA
- a CDS encoding lipase/acyltransferase domain-containing protein, with the protein MQYLPIIYVRGYAGTDKDVDQTVNDPFYGFNSGSTHIRVGEKGTPEKFFFESPLLRLMTDHGYRPVFDNKQLSSNIKTIWIYRFYDMTSPSFGEEKTVRLEMEEIAEGLRDLINVVKKESGANKVYLIAHSMGGLVCRSLIQKIYPDHGEKAEDHIDKLFTYGTPHGGIYFQVGSGLIEGIRDTLKWNNSDDFGLQRMYEYFTPKVKLMPELPQNFDTQSLDNAFSPDRVFCIIGTNARDYENAAGFSQKAVGPQSDGLVQIEKAYVRGAHRAYIHRTHGGRYGMVNSEEAYQNLQRFLFGDIKVKLSLSNVELSDRQNTFYQMEVRVALRGLPTPIHEQAIDRYCPITVELMRDKPLPLFTAFLIPRYAVHSDNTCRYAIRLALHSFTKKRKRLVV; encoded by the coding sequence ATGCAGTATTTACCAATTATTTATGTGCGTGGCTATGCAGGTACAGATAAAGATGTTGACCAAACGGTAAATGATCCATTTTACGGATTTAATAGTGGTTCAACTCATATTCGTGTGGGAGAAAAAGGTACTCCAGAAAAGTTCTTTTTTGAAAGTCCTTTGTTGCGTTTGATGACTGACCACGGCTATCGTCCCGTGTTTGATAATAAGCAGTTGAGCAGTAATATCAAAACAATTTGGATTTATCGATTTTATGATATGACTTCACCGAGTTTTGGTGAGGAGAAAACTGTCAGACTAGAAATGGAGGAAATTGCTGAAGGTTTACGAGATTTAATTAATGTTGTAAAAAAAGAAAGTGGCGCAAACAAAGTTTATTTAATTGCTCATTCAATGGGTGGTCTGGTTTGTCGGAGTTTAATTCAGAAAATTTATCCGGATCATGGTGAAAAAGCTGAAGACCATATTGATAAATTATTTACTTATGGTACACCACATGGCGGAATTTATTTTCAAGTCGGAAGCGGGTTAATTGAAGGTATCAGAGATACTTTAAAATGGAATAATTCTGATGATTTTGGCCTGCAAAGAATGTACGAATATTTCACTCCAAAAGTGAAATTAATGCCAGAATTACCCCAAAATTTTGATACTCAAAGTCTAGATAATGCTTTTTCACCAGACAGGGTTTTTTGTATTATTGGTACAAATGCGCGTGATTATGAAAATGCTGCTGGCTTTTCACAAAAGGCTGTAGGGCCGCAGAGTGATGGTTTAGTTCAAATAGAAAAAGCTTATGTTAGAGGGGCGCATCGCGCTTATATTCATCGGACTCATGGCGGCCGCTATGGAATGGTGAATTCAGAAGAAGCTTATCAAAATCTACAAAGATTTTTATTTGGTGATATCAAGGTAAAGCTGTCTCTAAGTAATGTAGAATTGAGCGATCGCCAAAATACTTTTTATCAAATGGAAGTCCGGGTGGCTTTACGTGGTCTTCCTACTCCCATACATGAACAAGCCATTGACCGTTATTGTCCAATCACAGTGGAATTAATGCGGGATAAGCCTTTACCATTGTTTACGGCTTTCTTAATTCCCCGTTATGCAGTTCATAGTGATAATACTTGTAGATATGCAATTCGTTTGGCTTTGCATTCTTTTACAAAAAAAAGAAAGAGACTGGTTGTTTGA